A region from the Corylus avellana chromosome ca7, CavTom2PMs-1.0 genome encodes:
- the LOC132186881 gene encoding scarecrow-like protein 15 translates to MRVPVNPPQTNQSQNPKPVPCNNNTGRNIGFHSPTNTPNLCYEPTSVLDLRRSPSPATERPASAAEISAHPGVLQRPEDPLDLDDHALHNLDWDSIIKELGLHDDPGPALKTLHQFNPCEPQVHHHLPELPHSQPFDATQFVHSDFNLSEIYSTHNLAHHNLNSFDLAHDFHHIGLNGFEVVEELIRAADCLDSNQLQLAQAILERLNPRLRSPVGKPLQRAAFYFKEALQTLLTTAGSNRPARLSSWSEIVQTIKTYKAFSGISPIPLFSHFTTNQALLEALHCSTFIHIVDFDIGLGGQYASLMRELAERSSSSDPCKPSGNAPVLRVTAVVPEEYAVESRLVKEKLSQFAQELKIRLQVDFLPFRTFEALSFKAVKFIDGEKTAMLLSPTIFRRLGSANHIAAFFNDLRRVSPSVVVFVDNEGCTEGAGTSSFRRSFVDSLEFYSLMLESLDAAAPGGDWVRKIETVLLRPRISAAVEATWRRAPPWREVFCGAGMRPVQLSQFADFQADCLLGKVQVRGFQVAKSQAELMLCWHERPMVSTSAWRC, encoded by the coding sequence ATGAGAGTTCCAGTCAATCCTCCACAAACCAACCAATCTCAGAACCCCAAACCGGTTCCTTGCAACAACAACACCGGCCGAAATATCGGCTTCCACAGCCCTACCAACACGCCAAACCTCTGCTACGAGCCCACCTCGGTTCTTGACCTGCGTCGGAGCCCTAGCCCCGCCACCGAAAGACCGGCCTCGGCTGCCGAAATTTCAGCTCATCCAGGCGTGTTGCAACGGCCAGAGGACCCACTTGACTTGGACGACCATGCTCTGCATAATCTGGACTGGGATTCGATCATCAAGGAACTGGGTTTGCACGACGATCCTGGTCCTGCTTTGAAGACTCTTCACCAATTCAATCCCTGCGAGCCCCAGGTTCACCATCACCTTCCGGAGCTCCCACACTCCCAGCCGTTCGATGCAACCCAGTTTGTTCACTCTGATTTCAATCTCTCTGAGATTTATTCCACTCACAACCTGGCTCATCACAATCTCAATTCCTTTGATTTGGCCCACGACTTTCATCATATCGGCCTCAACGGTTTCGAAGTTGTGGAAGAACTTATTCGCGCTGCGGATTGCTTGGACTCCAACCAATTGCAGCTCGCCCAGGCTATATTGGAACGGCTCAACCCACGGCTCCGATCCCCAGTTGGAAAGCCGCTCCAGCGAGCCGCCTTTTACTTCAAAGAAGCTTTGCAAACCCTCCTGACCACCGCAGGCTCGAACCGGCCGGCTCGGCTCTCTTCCTGGTCCGAAATCGTCCAGACCATCAAAACCTACAAGGCTTTCTCTGGTATCTCCCCCATCCCTCTGTTCTCTCACTTTACAACCAACCAAGCTCTCCTCGAAGCTCTCCACTGCTCTACCTTCATCCACATCGTCGACTTCGATATCGGACTCGGCGGCCAATACGCTTCCCTCATGAGAGAACTTGCCGAAAGATCGTCATCATCCGATCCTTGCAAACCCAGCGGCAACGCACCGGTTCTCCGAGTCACCGCCGTCGTGCCCGAAGAGTACGCCGTCGAAAGCAGGCTGGTCAAAGAAAAACTCTCGCAGTTCGCTCAAGAGCTCAAGATCAGACTCCAGGTCGACTTCCTTCCTTTTCGCACTTTCGAAGCGCTATCTTTCAAAGCAGTCAAATTCATCGACGGCGAGAAGACCGCGATGCTTCTATCTCCAACCATCTTTCGCCGTCTCGGCTCCGCCAACCACATCGCCGCGTTTTTCAATGATCTCCGACGAGTCTCGCCAAGCGTCGTGGTTTTCGTGGATAACGAAGGGTGTACGGAAGGCGCTGGAACGTCGTCGTTCCGGCGGAGTTTCGTGGACAGCCTGGAGTTCTACTCCTTGATGCTCGAGTCCCTCGACGCGGCTGCCCCCGGCGGCGACTGGGTCAGGAAGATCGAGACGGTTTTGCTGCGACCGAGAATTTCGGCGGCGGTTGAGGCAACGTGGAGGCGGGCTCCACCGTGGAGGGAGGTCTTTTGTGGCGCTGGAATGCGGCCCGTGCAGTTGAGCCAGTTCGCGGACTTTCAAGCCGACTGTTTGTTGGGAAAGGTACAAGTTAGGGGATTCCAAGTGGCCAAAAGTCAGGCTGAGTTGATGCTTTGCTGGCACGAGAGGCCCATGGTTTCGACATCAGCTTGGAGGTGTTAG
- the LOC132186384 gene encoding vicilin-like seed storage protein At2g18540, whose protein sequence is MGGKDFTSPFSFLLLFLLSLSLFLHAKAFDEDVSGVGAGPLVKKDERRSLVATEYGEISSTEIIDGMGALYHLQFLTLEPNSLFLPVLLHADMVFFVNTGSGRLSWVVDQDEMRRVNVRRGDIYRLGAGSIFYVQSSLAPERQKLRIYAIFANIEESPYEQSIGAYSSINNLVRGFDKKVLQAAFKVPEDLIEAITEGTKAPAIVHAVPTKETTLWELEARFLKVLLGDTGGMVFSKKTRTFNIIDADPDIKNCYGRSTTVTRKNFDLLKGSNIGLFLVNLTKGSMMGPHWNPMATEIAIVLQGQGMVRAVCSSSANESECKNMRFMVMEGDVFSVPRFHPMAQMSFNNDSFVFMGFSTTRRRNHPQFLAGKRSVLQTLDKEVLAVSFNVTNTTIDQLLSKQADSILLECTSCAEEERRIMEEETEREKEEEEARKREEEEKEKEKEEEEARKREEEEKEKEREEVDKRREEEEAEREREEEARRKEEEARRRKEEEERREEEEARKREEEAKREEEEARRQEEEEEEEEEAREEEAEREQEEARRSEEDRRRREEEEKQRREEEREQEEARRQEEEAERRREEAKREEEEARRQEEERRRQEEEEARRERGEEEPAGRQSEEDWREEQEGQDEKARSEEQEEEGSSEEGRRALRIGEFNAYLPNKIG, encoded by the exons ATGGGGGGCAAAGATTTCACTTCACCATTTTCATTCCTCTTACTCTTcttactctctctttctctctttttgcaTGCAAAAGCTTTTGATGAGGATGTCTCGGGCGTGGGGGCCGGGCCTCTGGTGAAGAAAGATGAAAGGAGATCCCTCGTTGCGACAGAGTACGGAGAGATCTCATCCACTGAAATTATTGATGGAATGGGAGCGCTCTACCACCTTCAGTTCCTTACGTTGGAGCCCAACTCCCTCTTTCTTCCTGTACTCCTCCATGCAGACATGGTCTTTTTTGTCAACACAG GAAGTGGGAGGCTGAGTTGGGTTGTGGATCAGGATGAGATGAGGAGGGTGAATGTACGTCGAGGAGATATCTACAGGCTCGGGGCAGGCTCTATCTTCTATGTACAGAGCAGCTTAGCGCCTGAGCGGCAGAAGCTTAGGATATATGCAATCTTTGCCAATATAGAGGAGTCGCCATAT GAGCAATCGATTGGAGCATACTCGAGCATTAACAACCTGGTCCGAGGCTTTGATAAGAAAGTCCTTCAAGCAGCTTTTAAG GTACCTGAGGATCTGATTGAAGCAATAACAGAAGGAACCAAGGCACCAGCCATAGTGCATGCGGTGCCGACAAAGGAAACAACCTTGTGGGAATTGGAGGCACGGTTCCTGAAAGTCTTACTGGGCGACACAGGCGGCATGGTATTCAGCAAGAAAACAAGAACCTTTAACATTATTGATGCAGACCCAGATATCAAAAATTGTTACGGGCGAAGCACAACAGTGACCAGGAAAAATTTCGATTTGTTGAAGGGTTCCAATATTGGTCTTTTCCTGGTGAATTTGACAAAG gggtCGATGATGGGGCCCCATTGGAATCCAATGGCAACGGAGATAGCAATAGTGTTGCAAGGGCAAGGGATGGTTCGCGCGGTATGCTCTAGCAGTGCAAATGAATCAGAGTGCAAAAATATGAGGTTTATGGTGATGGAAGGAGATGTTTTTAGTGTGCCTAGGTTCCATCCCATGGCTCAGATGTCTTTCAACAATGACTCGTTTGTTTTCATGGGATTCAGCACAACAAGGAGGAGAAACCATCCTCAATTTCTGGCAGGAAAGAGATCGGTTCTTCAAACTTTGGACAAGGAAGTCTTGGCTGTCTCCTTCAATGTCACTAACACTACGATTGATCAGCTTTTGTCTAAGCAGGCTGACTCAATCTTGCTAGAATGTACTTCTTGTGCTGAGGAAGAACGGAGGATAATGGAGGAAGAAACTGAGAGAGaaaaggaggaagaggaagctaggaagagagaggaggaagagaaagagaaagaaaaggaggaagaggaagctaggaagagagaggaggaagagaaagagaaagagagagaagaggtgGACAAGAGGAGGGAGGAAGAAGAGGCAGAGAGGGAGCGTGAAGAAGAAGCCaggaggaaagaagaagaagctaggAGGAGAAAGGAAGAGGAGGAGAGgagggaggaagaagaagccagaaagagagaggaggaaGCAAAgagggaggaagaagaagctaggaggcaagaagaagaagaagaagaagaagaagaagccagaGAAGAGGAAGCAGAAAGGGAGCAAGAAGAAGCCAGGAGGAGCGAAGAAGATAGGAGGAGAcgagaagaggaagagaaacaGAGACGAGAAGAAGAGAGGGAACAAGAAGAGGCAAGGAGACAGGAAGAGGAAGCAGAAAGGAGACGAGAAGAAGCCAAGAGGGAGGAAGAAGAGGCCCGgagacaagaagaagaaaggaggagacaggaagaagaagaagcaagaagAGAGAGGGGAGAAGAAGAACCTGCTGGAAGACAATCTGAAGAGGACTGGAGAGAGGAACAAGAGGGTCAGGATGAGAAAGCTAGGAGCGAAGAGCAAGAGGAGGAAGGCAGTAGTGAAGAGGGAAGAAGAGCTCTGAGGATTGGAGAATTTAATGCCTATCTCCCCAATAAGATTGGGTAG